A genomic stretch from Aedes albopictus strain Foshan chromosome 2, AalbF5, whole genome shotgun sequence includes:
- the LOC109398642 gene encoding selenoprotein H: protein MAPSRKKSGTPKTQPARARKDAKKPATPKAKPDQHESKSDAGSNKNGSVIFIEHCTSUSVFKRKAAQLHKELSELAPEQSFGLKLNEGGKPRRGAFEISVAKSQDAKPVQIWSGLPKGPPRKEKFPEADQILQDVLAALK, encoded by the exons ATGGCTCCTAGCCGTAAAAAGTCGGGAACACCCAAAACACAG CCTGCTCGGGCCAGGAAAGACGCCAAAAAACCAGCAACGCCCAAAGCTAAGCCGGATCAGCATGAATCGAAGAGCGACGCTGGTTCCAATAAAAATGGCTCAGTTATATTCATCGAACATTGCACTTCCTGATCCGTGTTCAAGCGCAAGGCTGCTCAGCTTCACAAGGAATTGAGTGAACTTGCGCCGGAACAATCGTTCGGTTTGAAGCTGAACGAGGGAGGGAAACCACGTCGCGGAGCGTTCGAAATTTCCGTTGCCAAATCCCAGGATGCCAAACCTGTGCAGATTTGGTCTGGGCTGCCGAAGGGACCCCCAAggaaggaaaaatttccggaagCCGACCAAATTCTGCAGGACGTTTTGGCGGCTTTGAAGTAG
- the LOC109398654 gene encoding uncharacterized protein LOC109398654 has protein sequence MQYIRERLSLNLPTNHNTESSSGLNYGSTNVPDTTDTPPRPPSRKTRDGTKLSEVIVSPTISTISESVSQHGSIQPGSTYVTPFQSPVVSEKWSPHSASTEKSPTSVDSVHFQSHNQYVGYPSRYPTPVTNGYVNHSFVDATGSTATNLNRNSHQTQVLHEHYWTWSCRCRRQFTNREKVLLLIICFLLLIIGGLSAYLGLSDSGNPLPGGLLTPGVLQLKIEERA, from the exons ATGCAATATATTCGAGAGAGACTTTCTCTAAACCTTCCAACAAATCACAACACGGAATCATCATCTGGATTAAATTATGGATCTACAAATGTGCCGGATACAACCGATACTCCCCCGAGGCCTCCTAGCCGCAAGACTCGAGACGGTACTAAATTGTCAGAGGTGATAGTTTCTCCAACGATCTCAACCATATCAGAATCGGTTAGTCAGCATGGCAGCATTCAGCCGGGGTCGACTTATGTGACACCCTTTCAAAGCCCTGTTGTATCGGAAAAATGGTCACCGCACAGTGCGTCCACGGAGAAATCCCCCACATCGGTTGATAGTGTTCATTTTCAAAGCCACAACCAATACGTGGGCTACCCCAGTAGATACCCGACGCCAGTAACGAATGGCTACGTGAATCATTCATTCGTTGATGCTACCGGAAGTACCGCGACAAATTTGAATCGAAACAGTCATCAAACACA AGTTCTTCACGAGCACTATTGGACGTGGTCATGTAGGTGTCGTCGTCAATTCACAAATCGCGAAAAAGTGCTTCTTCTGATCATATGCTTTTTGCTGCTAATCATTGGAGGACTGTCGGCATATCTCGGATTATCCGATAGTGGGAATCCACTACCAG GAGGTTTATTAACACCAGGAGTACTTCAACTGAAAATAGAAGAACGCGCTTAA